In Thermoplasmata archaeon, the genomic window CCTCTTACTGATCGCATCCCTTGCCACCATCGTCGGCGCTTACATGAATCTGAAGGAAGTCGCTTGATGTCCTTATCGATTCTCTGTCATTTTTTGCCAAACATCATGGTATATGAGAACTGAAAGAGCAGCCTCCACTGATTACTTTTATAGAGTCGATTGTATTGGAAGTCTGATGACTTCCGAACTCATCTTCGTTGGACTCGGCCTCAGCGGCACGGACGGAATGACCGTCAAAGCATTGAACGCACTGAAAGAATGCGACAAGATCTATGCAGAATTCTACACGTCGTTCCTCATCGGTACCAAGGTGGAGGAACTGGAGGAGGTCATCGGAAAGAAGATAAAGGTGCTGTACAGAGCTCAGGTCGAGGAATCCGACAACATCATCAAGGATGCCATGGAGATGAGGGTCGGTTTCATAACTGCTGGCGACACCATGTCAGCAACCACCCATGTGGACCTCAGGATCCAAGCCGCCGAGCTGGGCATCCCTGTGAGACTGATCAACGGGATCACGATCTTCTCCGCATGCCCTACTGTGTTCGGTCTCCAGAATTACAAATTCGGAAGGGCGGTGACACTTCCTTTCATCGAGCAGGGCTACCACCC contains:
- the dph5 gene encoding diphthine synthase → MTSELIFVGLGLSGTDGMTVKALNALKECDKIYAEFYTSFLIGTKVEELEEVIGKKIKVLYRAQVEESDNIIKDAMEMRVGFITAGDTMSATTHVDLRIQAAELGIPVRLINGITIFSACPTVFGLQNYKFGRAVTLPFIEQGYHPKSPYDHIMQNKKLGLHTMILLDIHADEMRYMTAHEAIEWLMLGEEKWQEGLIDDKTILCVASQVGSPNEKIFAGYPQDLLKMDLGEPLFTLVLPGNLHFMEQYALVKFAGAPEEIIEDE